A stretch of Aythya fuligula isolate bAytFul2 chromosome 1, bAytFul2.pri, whole genome shotgun sequence DNA encodes these proteins:
- the GYG2 gene encoding glycogenin-2 isoform X4: protein MSVTDQAFVTLATDDVYCQGALVLGQSLRNHTTSRKLAVLITPGVSSGMRSVLRSVFDEVIEVDALDSADSVRLALLQRPELGVTFTKLHCWTLTHYSKCVFMDADTLVLCNVDELFDREEFSAAPDSGWPDCFNSGVFVFRPSLKTYNLLLQFAAEHGSFDGGDQGLLNSFFSNWATADIGKHLPFIYNLSSSAVYTYVPAFNHFGRDAKVVHFLGATKPWNYKYNLQTKRVMHDGTTSGSFHQLSFLALWWNIYSASILPLLEKLQKTEQSESEERKHTFNGVEITLKKVEPSEANSLQMPVPPEQTYEMTCPPEELSFEVWLYFSNLYVKLNNAVLTSIPLSLTDLQNNLLLILHFRKPQN, encoded by the exons ATGTCCG TAACGGATCAAGCCTTTGTGACCCTCGCTACTGATGATGTTTATTGTCAAGGAGCTCTGGTTCTTGGACAGTCACTGAGGAACCATACGACATCTAGAAAATTGGCAGTGCTAATTACACCAGGTGTTTCCAGTGGGATGAG GTCTGTCCTGCGCAGCGTGTTCGATGAAGTCATCGAGGTGGATGCACTCGACAGTGCTGACTCGGTCCGGTTGGCTCTGTTGCAGAGGCCAGAACTGGGTGTAACCTTCACTAAGCTTCACTGCTGGACTCTTACTCATTATAGCAAATGTGTCTTCATGGATGCAGACACTTTG GTGCTTTGCAATGTTGATGAATTGTTTGATCGAGAAGAGTTTTCAGCAGCTCCGGATTCTGGCTGGCCTGACTGCTTTAATAGTGGTGTATTTGTGTTCCGACCATCTTTAAAAACTTACAACCTGCTGCTCCAGTTTGCTGCTGAACATGGCAGCTTTGACG GGGGTGATCAAGGCTTGTTGAATAGCTTCTTCAGCAACTGGGCAACAGCAGATATTGGTAAACACTTACCTTTCATCTACAACttaagcagcagtgctgtgtacACCTATGTTCCTGCTTTCAATCA TTTTGGCAGAGATGCCAAAGTTGTTCACTTCTTGGGAGCAACAAAGCCCTGGAACTACAAATACAACCTTCAAACAAAGAGAGTTATGCACGATGGCACCACCTCTGGGTCTTTTCATCAGCTGTCATTTCTTGCCCTCTGGTGGAATATATACAGTGCCAGTATCCTGCCTTTGTTAGAAAAGCTTCAAAAGACGGAACAATCAGAATCTGAGGAACGCAAG CATACTTTCAATGGAGTtgaaattacactgaaaaagGTTGAGCCTTCTGAGGCCAATTCGCTACAAATGCCTGTACCTCCAGAGCAGACGTATGAAATGACTTGTCCACCTGAGGAACTCAGTTTCGAAGTT TGGTTGTATTTTAGCAACCTGTATGTGAAGTTGAACAATGCGGTTCTAACGTCCATCCCTCTGAGCCTGACAGACCTTCAGAACAACTTACTTCTCATCCTGCATTTCAGGAAACCTCAGAACTG
- the XG gene encoding glycoprotein Xg: MGKFRRILLLCLGFLLVHVRGQRDFDLADALDHPDDIITRKPTVIRRPTRPLLNNDLHLGDAFGGGEIPRQPLYPPLPPRPGSHSSSGGFNDLDLVDGKPLPPHIAGEEEHHFNHGGNTDSGLIAGVTSPIISAFVILVVGSIAAYTAYKNNKLCFKPRGGATV; encoded by the exons ATGGGGAAATTCAGAAGAATCCTTCTCTTGTGCCTTGGCTTTCTTCTAGTCCACGTAAGAG GTCAACGTGACTTTGATTTAGCTGATGCTCTCGATCACCCGG ATGACATTATTACCAGGAAGCCTACAGTGATCAGAAGACCAACACGGCCTCTGCTGA ACAATGATCTGCATTTAGGAGATGCTTTTGGTGGAG GTGAAATCCCAAGACAACCTTTATACCCACCTCTTCCACCACGACCAGGAAGCCACAGTAGTTCTG GAGGTTTTAATGACTTGGATCTCGTTGATGGGAAGCCCTTACCACCGCACATCGCAG GAGAAGAAGAGCATCATTTCAATCACGGTGGAAACACAG ATTCAGGATTAATAGCTGGAGTTACTTCTCCtataatttctgcttttgtgatATTAGTTGTTGGATCAATAGCTGCCTACACAGCTTACAAGAACAAcaaactttgtttcaaaccaCGTG gtgGGGCTACAGTGTAA